TTATTTTTGGAGTGGGGATTTCGCCGAGTACTGAGTGTGCGAAAGGGACCCTTGATATCGACAAAGGCATCCTTGTGGATGAACATATGCGTACCTCAGATCCGGACATATATGCCGTTGGCGAAGTCGCACAGATGCCGGATGGTTATATCGCCGGTAGGGTCAGGGAGTGTACCCTTCAGGCAGATGCCGCTATAGCTTCTATCTTAGGGATCGAAGATGAAGGATTTAAAGAGTTTGTGACAGTTGACGGACTCAAAGTCGGTTCTTTTTTGCTTGCTGATGTCACCTCCACACTGTATGATCCCAAAGATAAAGATAATGAAGATATTGTGATCTCATCCAAGCAGGAAGAACGTATCGATCAGTATATTATGAATAAGGACAGGCTGGTCCGTTTTATCGGTATCAATACGAACGTTGATGTGATAGAGTTGAGAAGAATGATGGAAGAGGATAAAAAGATCGATACCTCTTCTTTTTATTCCAATCGTCTTGTCAGTAAGCGTGGCAGACTTATCTGCAGCTGTGTAGGCAGCTATAAGAACGACCTTGTCGATATCATTAAGACACACTGTGTTGAGAGTTTTTCAGAACTTAAGCCCTTTAGTGAAGCCGGAAGGGTCTGCGGACGCTGCAAGAAAGACGTGGAGCAGTTGATCATAGATACTCCGGTCGATCCCGAAGAGGCACGACGTATCAAAGCGGAACGGGAAGAAAAGAAAAAGACAGAAGAACTGGAAAAAGTCCAGCGTCGTATTGACAAATATAATGCCTTGCATCCAAAGAACCAGATAGAAGATGAGAACCTTCAAGAAGCGATCAAAGCCTTTGATCTGAAGAAGGAATACAACAGCTGGGTCTCCATGATCACTGCAAATATGCGTCTGGGCCCGGAATATGAAGAGCTTGTCGGTCAAGGTCTTGAACAGTTGAACAAAATACCGATCATCTGGCTGGAACTGGCTGATTGTACGGGAAATTCGGAAGGCTTTATCAAGTCCGCTCACCCCAATGTAGAAGACCTTATTTTGAAATATATCTCTTTGGATTATCATGAACTTCTTATGGCGGCATCGGGAGATAAGTCAGAATCGGTACTTCAGAGTATTATTGAAAATGATGCCGGAAGATATATCCTGATGGTAGAAGGTGCCGTTCCTTTAGGAATGGAAGGAAAATTTCTGAGGATCGGACCAAAGGGTGAAACAGGACATACCTTGCTCAAGCGTGTGGCACAAAATGCAGCAGCCGTGCTTGCTGTAGGCTCTTGTGCTTTTGACGGAGGAGTTGTAGCGGCAAAGCCCAACCCGACCGGTGCGGTAGGCGTTGCAGAAGCCCTGGGTAGAGATGATATCATCAATCTTCCGGGCTGTCCGGTCAATCCAATCAATATCGTAGGAACTTTACTGCACTACATCATGTTCGGTGAACTTCCGAAGCTTGATGAAAAAAACCGTCCTGAATGGGCCTATGGTTTCAGGATCCATGACAATTGTGAAAGACGCGGCCATTATGAGCTTGGTGAATTTGTTGAGGAATGGGGTGATGAAGGAGCAAAAAAAGGCTGGTGTCTGTTCAAGATGGGGTGCAAGGGTCCTTATGCCCATCTGAACTGCTCTTTGGTGAAGTTCAATGAGGGAACAAGCTGGCCGGTTCAGGCAGGACACGGATGTTTCGGCTGTGCACTCGGAAAGATCGCATTTGACCACTTGGCAAACCACAGAGAAGTGGACGATGAAACGAAAAAAATCTTAGAAGATGCAGGAACAAATCATGGCAAGTCGTAAAATTGTGATAGATCCGATCACAAGGATCGAAGGGCATTTGCGTATCGAGGTCGAAGTCGATGAGAACAATGTGGTTACTGAAGCCTGGGCTTCCGGACAGTTGTTTCGCGGTATTGAGATCATTTTGAAAGGGCGAGATCCACGTGATGTCGGACTGATCGCCCAGCGTATTTGCGGGGTCTGTACGAATGTGCATTACCGTGCTTCCATCAGTGCGGTAGAAAATGCGTACAATATCGCCTTACCGAAAAATGCAGAGATCATTAGAGATCTGGTAACACTGGCACTTTTTGTTCAGGATCATATTATCCATTATTACCATCTGCATTCTCTTGATTATGTGGATGTGGTCTCTGCCCTTGAAGCCGACCCGGAAAAAGCATCACAGGTTGCAAAAGCATACCATGAACACCCCTATCTAAGTTCAGCTGCACATTTGAAAAGTGTGCAACAAAAATTGGATTCATTTGTCAAAGCAGGACGGCTTGGTCTTTTTGCCAACGGTTACTGGGGGCATTCGGCCTATAGGTTCACACCGGAAGAGAACCTGGTACATATGAGCCATTACCTCGATGCTTTGAATATCCAGCGTGAGATGAGCAAGGCTATCGCGATATTTACAGGCAAGACACCACACCCTCAAAACCTTGTGGTCGGTGGAGTGACAAGCGTGGCAGACATGCTTAACCCTCAACGTCTGAATGACTTTATGTTCATCCTCAAAGAAACACGTGACTTTATTGAGCGCGCTTATATCCCTGATATGAAAATGGCAGTCAAGGCTTATAAGCATGAGATAAAATCCGGTTTTGGACGGGGAAGCGGTAATTTTATGGCGGTCGGTGGTTACCGTTTCGGAAAGTCAGAACAGCTGTTTGAAGGAGGCGTGATCTATGCTCATGATTTTAAAACTATAGATGTGTTTGATGAAGCGTACATCACAGAAGAAGCATCACGTTCTTGGTACGAACAGGATGCACCCCTATCGCCGTATGATGGAGAGACCACGCCTTTTTATACGGACTTGAATGATGATGGAAGCTTAAAAACAGAGGGTAAATACAGCTGGGTCAAGGCGCCTCGCTATAAAGGCAGACCGATGGAAGTCGGACCTGTTGCACGTATGATCATGGGCTACAGCAAAGGATCTAAGACCATAAAACCCTACATGCAGAACTTTATGGATGCAACGGGTCTCGAGCTTATAGATTTTTCTACCACATTGGGACGCAATGCGGCACGTGCAGTAGAGTCTCAGGTCTGTTGTGACCATATCTTTGATTTTTGCAGCGAGCTTATCGAAAATATCAAATACTATGATGAAGAGACGTGGACAAAGTATGTATTCGAAGCACTTGCTCCACAGGCAAAAGGACATGGTATCTTTGAAGTTCCTCGAGGAGTACTGTCACATTTTGTCAGTATAGAAGATGCCAAGATATCCAATTATCAGGCCGTTGTTCCGACCACATGGAACGCTTCCCCCAAGGATGCCTCAGGTATCCGAGGTCCTTATGAAGAGTCGCTTATCGGTATCACACTTGCCGATCCCTCCAATCCTTTGGAAGTGTTGCGGGTCGTACATTCCTTTGATCCCTGTCTGGCATGTGCAGTGCATGTCATGGATATAAAAGGCAATGACATCGGCCAGTATAAGATCAATGCCTCTTGTGCCATTTAAAAGCGTGTAGCTACGCTTTTAAAGAGCTAAACCAATCCAGTTCATCCAACACTTCCCATGGATACGCTGCATAGCCTATCTGGCCTTTTGCCGCGATATCGGCGTATAAAAATCGTTCTTTGCCTGGACGATCCAGACCAAATTTCTGAGTGATCCATCTAGGCGTAAGCGGGAATTTGTCTGCGATGATCTGAGAGAGTGTTTCGTCTTTGAGCTCTGTTAACCCCGTATGCAGGGTATCGACAGTGACTGAAGAAGGCCTGGTCTCCGCGATCACATAGGAGAGCTGTACCAATGCCTTCTTGGCAAGCCCCGAAGCAACGATATGTTTAGCCAGCCATCTTGCCGCATAAAGCGCTGTACGATCCACTTTCGTATAGTCTTTGGAACTTTGTGAGCCCCCACCGATAGGCGCATATCCCCCATACGTATCACACACTACTTTCCTGCCTGTCAAACCGGAATCTGCGATAGGTGAATGCTGCACAAATCTGCCCGTATTGTTGATATAAAACTCTATATCTTCTTCATTAAAATGCCCTGCTGTAAACTTTACGTTCTCTGTGATGATCTTTTTGACCAAACGCTTTACTTCTTCCTGTGTTACTGCTTTGTTATGTGCAATAGCCACGATGATCTTTGCAATACGCTGAGGCCTGCAATGATCAAAGTTCTCTTTGGTTTCATAGTCCATGACCACTTGTGTTTTCATATCCACACCGAACGTCTCGGGATGTTTGAGCGCATAGGCATAGAGTACATCTCTGATCTCTCTGGCATAGGAAAAGGCACTGGGCATATAATCCTCTCTTTCAATACTGGCATAGCCGAACATCATTCCCTGATCCCCAGCGCCTATCTCATGATCTGCTTTCTCTACCCCCATCGTGATATCCGGTGACTGAGTACTGACATGGACATGCACCTCTGCCTCATCAGGGAAAAAGGTTTCCCCTCTCTCAAAGCCTGCTTCAGGATACCCGATCTTTTTGAGTGCTTTGATGGCAATCTCTTCATAAAATGCAGGATCAACAGGAACTTTGGTCCTCACTTCACCGCCTATGATGATATGATTTCCAGTGATAAATACTTCTGTGGCTACTTTAGCATCTGGATCACGTTGCAGCAACGTATCCACGATACTGTCAGCAATGATATCTGCGCACTTGTCAGGATGTCCTGCCGAAACAGACTCTGAAGCAAAAAGATACATCATAGTTCCTTTTTTTTATTCTTTATATTTTCTTATCATAACAAACAATACATTAGCAGGTACTTTCAGTGCTCACCTTCTATCGTTTTAATAAATAATGCTCTGTCCTTCTCATTGTGAAATACAAAATGCACATGTATATCCTTGTTTGCCTCCAAAAAGTGACTTACCGATTCATAAGCAATCATTGCTGCTTTATCTTTAGGATAACCGTATACTCCTGTAGAAATGGCCGGAAAAGAAACATCCTTACACCCTAGTCTATGAGCCACTTCAAGTGATTTTCTATAGCAGGAAGCCAACAGCTCTGCACAAAGCTCACCGCACTGATGATAGATCGGCCCTACTGTATGGATGACATAGGTTGAAGGTAAATTGCCCGCACTGGTGACTACGGCTTCTCCCGTAGGCAGTCCTTCAGGGTATCTCTCCTGGCGTATCTTTTGGCATGCTTCCAGGATTTCAGCTCCCCCTGCTCTGTGGATGGCACCATCTACACCGCCACCGCCCATAAGAGAAATGTTCGCTGCATTAACGATCGCACAGACATTCTCTTTTGTTATATCACCTGTTTTTATAATGATCCTATCCATCCTTTTGCCTTTAAAAAAGATTTATCCTATAATATCATAAAATAAGGAGCAGAGTTATCATGAGTGATATTGGAAAAAGTCTTATCTTTATGGGTATGGTGATCATCATAGTAGGTATGGTTTTACTCTTTAGTGACAGACTTCCCTTCAATCTTGGCAAACTTCCCGGTGATATCTCCATCAAAAAAGAGAATTTTTCTTTTTATTTTCCGATCACAACATCTATCTTGATCAGTATCATTGTATCGCTGTTGTTCTATCTCTTCAACAGATTCTTTAAATAAGAATTTCTAATCTGATGATATAATACTAAAGAGAGAAGGAGAGTACTATGCCAAAATCACATAAACTCGCATTTGCAATCTATATTATTGTTTGGACCATCATGGCGATCGATCCAAAGTATCCACAGGATTGGCTGATTGAAAATGTGCTGGTATTCATTTTCTTTCCTTTTATCTTATGGATGGATAAAAAACATCAATACACACTGACAAGTCTTGTCTTTCTTCTGATATTTGCGAGTTTACACTCTCTGGGATCACACTATACCTATGCGGAAATGGAACACTTCAATGCGATTACACATTTTTTTGGATTTGAGAGGAACCATTTTGACCGTTTGGTACATTTTCTCTTCGGACTTCTGGTTTTCAGGATCCTGTTCGAAATGATCCTTGAGGTGACAACCACCGCTAAAACTGCGCTGCTCTTTACTTTTACGGTGATCCTTTCGATCTCATCACTTTACGAAATGCTTGAATGGTTGGCAGCAGTTATCCTTCATCCCGAACTCGGTATGGCTTTTCTCGGCACCCAGGGAGATGTATGGGATGCACACAAAGACACGGCTTTGGCCATGGTAGGTGCTTTGATCAATATACTTTTTTATCCAAGATACAAACATCTGTGGCACGTAAGAAAAGAAAAAAGCAGATAAAAGAGGTTTGACCGGGTTACAGTCCCAACTTCTTTTTCTTGTATTTCACTACCCTGCCGTTATCATCGGCAAGATACACATTTCCTTTGCTATCAAAAGCGATGCCTTCCCAGGCACCCTTTTCCAATTTCACTTTTTGTACTATTTTCTTTTTTTGAAGATCATATTTGATCAAAAGATCCTCTTTGTCACTCACCATGTAAAGATACCCATCATGATAGGTAAGTCCTGCTGTATCAGCGATATGATGTTCAAGTACATCAACGATCCTTGCAGGATAAGGCATCAATCTCACTACAGCGATAAAAGATCTCTTTTTCTTTTTGGATTGTTTGGCAAGATAGACACTGTTGCCTACTTTCGTAATGCCCTCTACCCCTGATCTTTTATTAAACAGAGAGATATTCCTTCCATGATAGATGGTATCCAAAGGAATCTCCTTCTTTTCACCTGACTGTGTCTCAACAGCCATCATTCCTTTATTTTCAAGCGCAAAGATCATCTGTGCCTCTTCACATACGACACCTTCAAGATCATACTTTCCCAACTTTCTTTTTTGAAGTATCTTTCCTTTTCGATCGATCTTATAGTACGTTCCTTCATCATTCGCGACAATAAGTGTATCATCACTGCTACAGTAACTTATCCCAGAAGCTTCCGGGATCTTTACGATCACCTTCCCCTTTGAGCCAGCACAGGCACTGACACATAGTACGAGAGGAAGCCATACATAATATTTCATATATCTCACCCGAATTCCGATCCAAGTTTCAACAACTCTGGACTGATCTCGTATTTTTTATAAGCAACATCTTCTATCTTTTTATGGTTGAATCCTCCATTATCATAGCAGATAACAGAGCTTTTATTTCCGTCAAGCAAACCATCTATGGCCTGTGTGACAAAATGAAAGGCCATAAGACGGTCATACACGGTAGGATTCCCGCCGCGTTGTATGTGACCCAGTACTGTAATACGGGATTCTATACCTATCTCTTTTTCAAACCACTGCGCGATCTGTTCTGAATTATTCAACGCTTCAGAGACCACAGCGATAAAATACTTTCTGCCCCCTATCCTCTGTCTTTGAAAACATAATTTATAATCGTCCAGATCATAGGGAATTTCAGGTATCAAGCACATCTCTGCCCCTGAGGTCAGAGCTGAGACAAGTGCCAGGTATCCACACTCCCTTCCCATCGCTTCTATGACAAATGCACGGCTGAATGAAGAGGCCGTATCTCTGATAGAGTCTATGGCAGATTTAATGACATTGAGCGCGGTATCGACCCCAAGACAGTACTCTGTTCCGGCAATATCATTGTCGATCGTAGCTGGAATACCGGCAAAGCTCACTCCTTCACTCTCATCACTCAATGCCTGCATCCCTTTGAAAGAACCATCACCACCCAAAACGATCAAATATCCTATATTATGTGATTTGAGGTTATCCATTGCCTGTTTACGATACGCTTTTTCCATAAAACGTTTTGAACGTGAAGTGCGTATCTTGGTACCTCCTCTGGAAATGATACCTGCAACATCATCGTAACATGCCTCATAGATGCTGTTATCTATCAACCCTTCAAAACCATTATCAACGAAATAGGGTCTAAGTCCTTTTCGGATGCTGTATTCAACAAAACGCTTTAATGCAGCATTCATCCCTGAAACATCACCACCTGAACAGAGTATGGCTATATTTTTCATACTAAACCTTTTATTCATAAGTATAAAAATTATACCATGAAAAAGTATTCAAAGGAATTCATTCAAAAAGTATGTATAATATTCCTAGAGGTATCAGTATGAAAAAAAAGTCCAATAAGTATTCTGAAACATTACAACAGATCAGAGCCATCGTGAATGATCCCTCCTATGAAATTGCAGAAGAAGATAAAAATTTTATCTATACCAATGAAGCCAGAGGCGTGAGACTTCAGCTTGACTATCTCAAAGCAGAGGTCAAGATGCAAAAACAGGGTGTGGACCATGCGATCGTTGTCTTTGGCAGTGCCCGTATCGTAGAATTTGATGTGGCTATAAAGGCATTGAAAAAGATCGAAAAAGAGTTGGAGAATTCACCTCATTCCGAAGCACTTCTCATTGCACTTAAAAAAGCGGAAAGTAGAGTAAGGAAGAGTCATTACTATGATGAAGCGCGTAAATTCGGCCAACTGGTGGGACAAAGCGGTAAAACCCCAGAGGATACCCATGTCACCGTAATGACAGGAGGGGGTCCGGGTATCATGGAAGCTGCAAACCGGGGAGCATCCGATGTAGGTGCCAAATCTATAGGCCTCAATATCGAACTGTCACATGAACAGTTTCCCAACCCCTATATTACACCCGAACTCTGTTTCCAGTTTCGATATTTTGCCATGCGTAAACTTCACTTCATGCAGCGTGCTAAAGCACTGGTTGTCTTTCCCGGAGGATTTGGCACCTTGGATGAACTCTTTGAAGTCTTGACCCTGATACAGACGAAAAAAACGCCCCCTATTCCCGTTATTCTACTTGGTAAAGAGTACTGGAACCGCATGATTGATTTTGAATTTTTACAGGAAGAGGATGCCATTGCGCCTCATGATCTGGATATCGTAATGTATGTTGATAATGCAGAAGAAGCATGGCATGCCATTATCCAATGGCACAAAAAAAATAAAACCCCCCTCTTTTAAACACGCCCATAAAACAAAAAGCACCATTACGCTATAATCGCGGCTATACTATTTTATGATGGACAAAAAATGAGCGAAACGACGAAAAAAGGCTACGATCCTAAAGCCACTGAAGACACATACTACAAGATCTGGGAAGAGCGCGGATACTTTGAAATAGACGGTAACAAAGAGATCCAGGAAGAAGGTAAGAACTTTGCGATCATGATGCCTCCTCCAAATGTCACAGGAAGTCTGCACATCGGTCATGCACTTACATTTACACTACAAGACATCATCACACGTTACAAGCGCATGGATGGATATAAAACTCTCTGGCAACCGGGAACCGACCACGCGGGTATCGCTACACAAAACGTGGTAGAAAAACAACTTTTGGCTGAGGGTACGACCAAAGAAGCACTAGGCAGAGAAGCTTTCCTTGAGAGAGTATGGAAATGGAAAGAGTACTCTGGCGGTACGATCGTACACCAGATGAGAAAGCTTGGTGTCTCCCCGGCATGGTCAAGAGAACGTTTTACGATGGATGAAGGACTGAAAGAAGCAGTGAAAGAGGCATTTGTCCATCTTTATAATGAGGGGATGATCGTTCAGAACAACTATATGGTCAACTGGTGTACGCATGACGGTGCACTCTCTGACATCGAAGTGGAACATGACGAAGTCAACGGTAAGTTCTACCATATGAACTACCATTTTGCTGATGGAAGCGGTCATGTGACAGTAGCGACAACAAGACCTGAAACCTATTTTGGGGATACTGCAATCATGGTTCACCCTGATGATGAGAGATACAAAGATATCATCGGCAAAGAGGTAATACTTCCCCTGACCGACAGAAAGATCACGATCATTGCTGACGATCATGTCGATATGACATTTGGTACAGGTATCGTAAAGGTAACCCCTGCACATGACCAGAACGACTACGAAGTCGGTAAACGTCACGATCTTGAATTTATTACTGTATTTGATGAAAAAGGTATCCTCAACGAATACTGCGGTGAGTTTGCCGGGATGGAGAGACTTGAAGCAAGAAAACCGATCGTGGAAAAACTGCAAGCAGAAGGTTACATCGTCAAGATCGAAGATCACGTTCACCAGGTTGGCCACTGTTACAGATGTAAGAATATCGTAGAACCGTATATTTCAAAACAGTGGTTCGTACGCAGTGAGGTAGCGAAAAAGTCTATTGAAAAGACCTATGCAGGTGAAGCACAGTTCCACCCTCCTCATTGGCTTAACTCCTACAGAGCATGGATGGACGAACTGAGAGACTGGTGTATCTCAAGACAGCTCTGGTGGGGGCATCGTATCCCTGTCTTCTACTGTGATACATGTGATCATCAATGGGCTGACAAACATGAGAACCCTGAAGCGTGTCCTCACTGTGCGAGTAAGGAGATACACCAGGATCCTGATGTACTCGATACCTGGTTCTCTTCTGCACTTTGGGCATTCTCACCACTAGGCTGGGGGAACAACGGTAAAATGGAAGGAACATACAACGACAGTGACCTGGCTGACTTCTACCCGAATTCACTGCTGATCACAGGATTTGACATCATGTTCTTCTGGGTTGCACGTATGATGATGATGGGTGAACATTTCAGAGGCGAGTTACCGTTCAAAGATATCTATATGCATGCGCTTGTTCGTGATGAACATGGTGCTAAGATGAGTAAGTCCAAGGGTAATGTTATTGACCCGCTTGATATGGTCGAAGAACACTCTGCCGATATCATCAGATTTACACTGGCATTCCTTGCTGTTCAGGGACGTGACATCAAACTTGGTGCAAAGAACCTCGAACAGTTTAGAAACTTTACCAATAAGCTCTACAATGCATCTAACTTCCTTCAGATGAATGTAGATACATTTGCTGACCTCAAAGATATAGAGATCAAGACACCGCTTGGTAAATACATGCAAACCCGTCTGGCAAAAGCTGTTGAGGAAGTACGTGAAACGCTTGAAGCCTATAAGTTCAATGAAGCTGCAACTGCACTCTACCGCTTTGTATGGAACGAGTTTTGTGACTGGGGTATCGAATACTCCAAAGCAAGCAAAGAGTCTATCGCAGAACTTGGTGCGGTCTTCAAAGAGACACTGAAAATGGTTTCTCCATTTATGCCATTTATCTCTGAACATCTCTACCATAAACTCTCAGGTACCCAACTGGAAAGCGGGAACTCGGTCATGGTAATGAACTTCCCTAAAGAAGTTAAACAGGATGCTGATTCTGAAGCAACCTTTGCCATTATCGAAGAAGCCATCACCGCGATAAGAAGAGCCAAGGTCATCATAGATATGGGTAACTCTAAGATCGCAAAGGCATACGTCAAACTTGGTACAAATATCGATACGGATGTAGCAAAACCGTTTATACAGAAACTGGCAAAAGTAGAAGAGATCGAATTTGTAGATGCAAAAGTAGAAAACGCCGTTACAGATGTATCTGACAACCTTGAAGTCTATATCCCGACTGAAGAGATTGACCTAAGTGCGATCATCGGTAAACTTAGCAAACAAAAAGAGAAGCTGGAAAAAGAGATACAAAAACTCAGTGGTATGCTGAACAACGAAAAGTTCGTTGCCAATGCACCTGAACATGTCATTACAGAAAACAAAAAAGCTTTGGAAGATGCAGAAGTCAAAATGGAAAAAGTTCAAACTGAACTTGAAGGGTTCGGTGTATAATGACCCCTCTAGCACAAGAAGCATACAACGCATTACTCGCAAAAGAATACGACAAAGCTCTTGAACTCTACACTGCTCTGGAAAAACAAAAGGACCCCGTTTCCTACTATTATCTGGGTTATCTCTGCTTCAGGGGACTTGGAGTGAATCAGGATACGAAAAAAGCTTTTGACTACTATCTGGAATCTGCAACCAGAGAAGTGCCATTGGCACAGTTTGAAGTGGCATTGATGCTGGAAAATGGTGAAGGTTGTGAGAAAAATGAATCAGAAGCAGCCTTCTGGTACGAAGAAGCAGCAAAAAGAGGCAACATAGACGCCTTTAACAATTTGGGTGCCATGTTCAAAGAAGGCCGTGGTGTACACCAGGACTACAAAAAAGCATTTATACTCTTCTCTAAAGCAGCGCAGGCAGGTAATGCAAAAGCCCAGTTTAACCTAGGCGCACTTTATGATATGGGATTGGGCTGTGAAGAAGACAAAGAAAAAGCCATAGAATGGTGTAGAAAAGCAGCGTATCAAGGCCATCAGATGGCACAAGGTATTATCAAACGTATGCAGCAAGACGGACAGATCGTTTTTTAAAATACATTTTGAGAATTCTTTTAAGTAGCACCAACGATAGAGATCCATAATGGAACCTCTATCTGCAAAGCCACATACACTGTATGTATCTTTGCATATTTAACTAATGATTTTAGTTTGACGTATTGATATCAACAAGTGTTGATTGTCCATTAAGTACTTCAACATTGTCTTCTTGATCAACAACAGAAGCAAATACATCACCTACAAAAAGTGCCGTAATAAGGCTATAGTTACCTTCACCAAGGTATGACAACGTAAAGTTACCATCACTCATATTGACATCGCTGCTGCTTACAGAATTCTGGAAATTGATTCCATCTGCATTTCCATCTTCTTCACTGACATCATACTCGCCAGATCTGTAACTGTAAACCACTAAAGAATCTGAAGTCGTATTATAGTCAGCTATATCTACTACAGTCCCATTGATCATACCTGAAAGTTCAGTTACCACTAATCTGATAACAGGTTTTAAAATATAATCTCCGTTTCCTTGCACAACGATTGATTTATGAATATTGAAATCTGCAGTTACTGCAATTTTTGCATCAGCAGTGATATCAAATGCACCTTTTCCTTTATATCCACTTTGTGCTCCGCTTGGAACAAATAATGGTACTGAGGTACCATCTGCATAGGTTACATTACAATCCGGATTAGCTTTAACTTCTGATATTTTTGAAGGTGCAGCCAGTTTGAAACGAATTTCAGAATAATGTCCTGCTGGTAGTATCATATCCCCTAGGTGAAGTGATTTACCATTTTGAAGATCAAGTAGGTTGAATGTTTGAGGTACAAAATCATCAGCAGTAATCCAGTTTCCATCATGATTATATTCAATACCGATAACGGCAATATTGACTTCCGTCACATCAGGACCTAATTGAGGTGGTGCATCTGTCATACTGAGTGATAGAGTACCAGTTGGAGTAGAAGATGTAGTATCTCCACCACATCCAGAGATGAGTGTCATAAGTGTGAACGATACGATAATACCGATCAGCGTGT
The sequence above is drawn from the Sulfurovum sp. TSL1 genome and encodes:
- a CDS encoding O-acetyl-ADP-ribose deacetylase — its product is MDRIIIKTGDITKENVCAIVNAANISLMGGGGVDGAIHRAGGAEILEACQKIRQERYPEGLPTGEAVVTSAGNLPSTYVIHTVGPIYHQCGELCAELLASCYRKSLEVAHRLGCKDVSFPAISTGVYGYPKDKAAMIAYESVSHFLEANKDIHVHFVFHNEKDRALFIKTIEGEH
- a CDS encoding hydrogenase small subunit, whose protein sequence is MRIVIIGGGIAAAYMANSILEKAPKHEILIVSKESNPPYDRIHLCSLINGTSDIKDIALPLPPGVRLELDSEVIQIDKEAKRIYTKNSSFSYDTLIIATGSHPRTLFDIEGIKNARTFRSAADSECIAKCSKGKNVVMMGVGPIGLELLDTLCGLDGPEKIYLVSRGMHLYDKALTPVAVEMMKRIYEESDSRVQILLEEEIIDKKIEGDEITQVIMKSHTIDHPFVIFGVGISPSTECAKGTLDIDKGILVDEHMRTSDPDIYAVGEVAQMPDGYIAGRVRECTLQADAAIASILGIEDEGFKEFVTVDGLKVGSFLLADVTSTLYDPKDKDNEDIVISSKQEERIDQYIMNKDRLVRFIGINTNVDVIELRRMMEEDKKIDTSSFYSNRLVSKRGRLICSCVGSYKNDLVDIIKTHCVESFSELKPFSEAGRVCGRCKKDVEQLIIDTPVDPEEARRIKAEREEKKKTEELEKVQRRIDKYNALHPKNQIEDENLQEAIKAFDLKKEYNSWVSMITANMRLGPEYEELVGQGLEQLNKIPIIWLELADCTGNSEGFIKSAHPNVEDLILKYISLDYHELLMAASGDKSESVLQSIIENDAGRYILMVEGAVPLGMEGKFLRIGPKGETGHTLLKRVAQNAAAVLAVGSCAFDGGVVAAKPNPTGAVGVAEALGRDDIINLPGCPVNPINIVGTLLHYIMFGELPKLDEKNRPEWAYGFRIHDNCERRGHYELGEFVEEWGDEGAKKGWCLFKMGCKGPYAHLNCSLVKFNEGTSWPVQAGHGCFGCALGKIAFDHLANHREVDDETKKILEDAGTNHGKS
- a CDS encoding DUF2905 domain-containing protein, whose protein sequence is MSDIGKSLIFMGMVIIIVGMVLLFSDRLPFNLGKLPGDISIKKENFSFYFPITTSILISIIVSLLFYLFNRFFK
- a CDS encoding DUF2238 domain-containing protein produces the protein MPKSHKLAFAIYIIVWTIMAIDPKYPQDWLIENVLVFIFFPFILWMDKKHQYTLTSLVFLLIFASLHSLGSHYTYAEMEHFNAITHFFGFERNHFDRLVHFLFGLLVFRILFEMILEVTTTAKTALLFTFTVILSISSLYEMLEWLAAVILHPELGMAFLGTQGDVWDAHKDTALAMVGALINILFYPRYKHLWHVRKEKSR
- a CDS encoding SdiA-regulated domain-containing protein, giving the protein MKYYVWLPLVLCVSACAGSKGKVIVKIPEASGISYCSSDDTLIVANDEGTYYKIDRKGKILQKRKLGKYDLEGVVCEEAQMIFALENKGMMAVETQSGEKKEIPLDTIYHGRNISLFNKRSGVEGITKVGNSVYLAKQSKKKKRSFIAVVRLMPYPARIVDVLEHHIADTAGLTYHDGYLYMVSDKEDLLIKYDLQKKKIVQKVKLEKGAWEGIAFDSKGNVYLADDNGRVVKYKKKKLGL
- a CDS encoding nickel-dependent hydrogenase large subunit, which produces MASRKIVIDPITRIEGHLRIEVEVDENNVVTEAWASGQLFRGIEIILKGRDPRDVGLIAQRICGVCTNVHYRASISAVENAYNIALPKNAEIIRDLVTLALFVQDHIIHYYHLHSLDYVDVVSALEADPEKASQVAKAYHEHPYLSSAAHLKSVQQKLDSFVKAGRLGLFANGYWGHSAYRFTPEENLVHMSHYLDALNIQREMSKAIAIFTGKTPHPQNLVVGGVTSVADMLNPQRLNDFMFILKETRDFIERAYIPDMKMAVKAYKHEIKSGFGRGSGNFMAVGGYRFGKSEQLFEGGVIYAHDFKTIDVFDEAYITEEASRSWYEQDAPLSPYDGETTPFYTDLNDDGSLKTEGKYSWVKAPRYKGRPMEVGPVARMIMGYSKGSKTIKPYMQNFMDATGLELIDFSTTLGRNAARAVESQVCCDHIFDFCSELIENIKYYDEETWTKYVFEALAPQAKGHGIFEVPRGVLSHFVSIEDAKISNYQAVVPTTWNASPKDASGIRGPYEESLIGITLADPSNPLEVLRVVHSFDPCLACAVHVMDIKGNDIGQYKINASCAI
- the metK gene encoding methionine adenosyltransferase; the protein is MYLFASESVSAGHPDKCADIIADSIVDTLLQRDPDAKVATEVFITGNHIIIGGEVRTKVPVDPAFYEEIAIKALKKIGYPEAGFERGETFFPDEAEVHVHVSTQSPDITMGVEKADHEIGAGDQGMMFGYASIEREDYMPSAFSYAREIRDVLYAYALKHPETFGVDMKTQVVMDYETKENFDHCRPQRIAKIIVAIAHNKAVTQEEVKRLVKKIITENVKFTAGHFNEEDIEFYINNTGRFVQHSPIADSGLTGRKVVCDTYGGYAPIGGGSQSSKDYTKVDRTALYAARWLAKHIVASGLAKKALVQLSYVIAETRPSSVTVDTLHTGLTELKDETLSQIIADKFPLTPRWITQKFGLDRPGKERFLYADIAAKGQIGYAAYPWEVLDELDWFSSLKA